In the genome of Microbacterium endophyticum, one region contains:
- a CDS encoding Na(+)/H(+) antiporter subunit C: protein MTVSLTLIIVMAVLFACGVYAMLERSLTRVLIGFLLLGNAANLLLLIVIGDPGVAPFYGSGDSESFSDPLPQALMLTAIVITFAVSAFLLALIYRSWQLGQADTVEDDAEDLALRERSAETEETLDDESEEQDTEAVTDFVGDAASPLTVLNSTDFSGLRDDAPTDKGYERPEGDR, encoded by the coding sequence ATGACAGTTTCTCTGACTCTTATCATCGTGATGGCAGTGCTGTTCGCGTGCGGCGTCTACGCGATGCTCGAACGCAGTCTTACCCGTGTTCTCATTGGCTTCTTGCTGCTCGGTAATGCGGCCAATCTCTTGTTGCTCATTGTGATCGGGGACCCCGGGGTGGCACCGTTTTACGGCTCCGGGGACTCGGAGAGCTTTAGCGACCCGCTCCCTCAAGCGCTCATGCTGACGGCAATCGTGATCACGTTCGCGGTCTCTGCGTTCCTCCTGGCCCTCATTTATCGTTCCTGGCAGCTCGGTCAGGCCGACACAGTCGAGGATGACGCGGAAGACCTCGCATTGCGTGAGCGCAGTGCCGAGACCGAAGAGACACTCGACGATGAATCTGAGGAGCAAGACACCGAAGCGGTCACTGACTTCGTCGGTGACGCAGCATCGCCCCTGACTGTGCTCAACAGCACCGATTTCTCGGGTCTGCGCGATGACGCCCCCACCGACAAGGGCTACGAACGACCGGAGGGAGATCGATGA
- a CDS encoding Na+/H+ antiporter subunit E, with the protein MTTTPKRLARVWRQMPFFVWLVALWMLLWGQFTLVAFLTGVAAAIFVTRVFRLPPVELSGRINAWYGLIFVLTFAVEVVRGSIVVALQVFDFRRQPGAAIIAVPLVIDDDLIMTHTAVTASLVPGSLLVDVDRDRRILYVHVVGVDTIADIDAQRRHVQLWERRIVRAVGSRKQVEQMRTHTAAAPGGSV; encoded by the coding sequence ATGACGACGACTCCGAAACGGTTGGCACGGGTATGGCGACAGATGCCGTTCTTCGTGTGGCTCGTCGCGCTGTGGATGCTGCTGTGGGGACAGTTCACGCTTGTCGCTTTTCTCACGGGAGTGGCCGCTGCCATCTTTGTCACGCGAGTATTTCGGCTGCCGCCGGTCGAGCTTTCGGGACGTATCAATGCCTGGTATGGGCTTATTTTCGTCCTGACGTTCGCCGTCGAAGTTGTGCGCGGTTCGATCGTCGTCGCGCTGCAGGTCTTCGACTTTCGTAGGCAACCCGGTGCGGCAATCATCGCGGTGCCGCTCGTCATCGATGACGACCTGATCATGACTCACACGGCTGTCACGGCATCACTCGTTCCCGGTTCGCTCCTCGTGGACGTCGATCGTGATCGACGGATCTTGTACGTGCACGTGGTCGGAGTGGACACGATCGCAGATATCGATGCGCAGCGCCGTCACGTGCAGCTCTGGGAGCGCCGCATCGTGCGCGCCGTGGGTTCTCGAAAGCAAGTGGAACAGATGCGTACACACACTGCGGCAGCGCCCGGGGGTTCAGTATGA
- a CDS encoding MFS transporter produces the protein MDTQLSRSRLLRWRAAIFAVFFTAGLGFATWAARVPAIKINLGINDFQIGLLLVFSGAFSIIGLSLASVLMARFGARRGMLIALLTFATGLTLVGIGGQLVPMFAIVALGLSLLGLGMGSVDVMMNVEGAAIEQTTTKTLMPLFHAFFSFGTVIGAGTGALMALWGVDIAPNAFGIAAMIVLVALVAIANVPQRDIVGDPVSEDGERRWVERFVRALSAWRDPRIWSIGIVVLGMSFAEGGANDWLSLAVVDGHDGSQSMGALALTVFSISMTVVRVCGGPLVDTLGRVWTLRILSLTAGIGLIVFILAPTIPVALVGVALWGAGASLGFPLGMSAAADDPTKAAASVSAVATIGYIAFLAGPPALGWVAHEIGLLPTLWIIVVLIVLSGLFSGAAKPVAGSKVGAAHSAAPKN, from the coding sequence GTGGATACCCAGCTCAGCCGATCACGACTACTTCGTTGGCGCGCCGCGATTTTTGCCGTTTTCTTCACGGCGGGTCTTGGATTCGCCACGTGGGCCGCACGTGTCCCCGCTATCAAGATCAATCTCGGCATCAACGACTTTCAAATCGGCCTGCTGCTGGTGTTCTCCGGCGCGTTCTCGATCATCGGACTCTCGCTGGCATCTGTCCTGATGGCCCGTTTCGGTGCGCGCCGGGGAATGCTGATCGCACTGCTGACTTTCGCGACAGGACTTACGCTCGTCGGCATCGGCGGCCAGCTCGTTCCCATGTTCGCCATCGTTGCTCTGGGACTTTCACTCCTGGGTCTTGGGATGGGCTCTGTCGACGTAATGATGAACGTCGAAGGTGCTGCCATCGAGCAGACCACGACCAAGACGTTGATGCCCCTCTTCCACGCGTTCTTTAGTTTTGGCACTGTGATCGGAGCCGGTACCGGCGCCCTGATGGCGCTATGGGGCGTCGACATAGCGCCGAACGCCTTCGGCATTGCAGCGATGATCGTGCTCGTCGCGCTCGTAGCTATCGCGAACGTGCCTCAGCGCGACATCGTGGGCGATCCCGTTTCAGAAGACGGAGAGCGGCGCTGGGTCGAAAGATTTGTTCGCGCTCTTTCTGCGTGGCGTGATCCACGAATCTGGTCGATCGGAATCGTGGTGCTCGGCATGTCCTTTGCCGAAGGCGGTGCAAACGATTGGCTCTCACTCGCCGTCGTTGACGGTCACGACGGATCTCAGTCGATGGGCGCACTAGCTCTCACCGTCTTTTCGATCAGCATGACCGTCGTCCGCGTGTGCGGCGGGCCGCTCGTCGACACTCTTGGCCGGGTATGGACGCTCAGAATCCTCTCCCTCACCGCGGGAATCGGCCTCATCGTTTTCATCCTCGCTCCGACGATCCCTGTCGCGCTCGTCGGTGTCGCGCTCTGGGGCGCTGGAGCGTCGCTCGGTTTTCCACTCGGGATGTCGGCTGCCGCCGATGATCCGACGAAGGCTGCGGCTTCTGTGAGTGCCGTAGCGACCATCGGGTACATCGCCTTCCTCGCCGGCCCCCCAGCACTCGGGTGGGTCGCGCACGAGATCGGCCTGCTCCCAACGCTGTGGATCATCGTTGTTCTGATCGTCCTGTCCGGGCTCTTCTCTGGCGCAGCGAAACCCGTCGCCGGGTCAAAGGTCGGCGCTGCCCACTCCGCAGCGCCCAAGAACTAG
- a CDS encoding LacI family DNA-binding transcriptional regulator, whose amino-acid sequence MSSRRSTIADVAREAGVSASTASVVFSGKTPVTPATRQRVLDAAGALGYTGPDPRAASLRRGRSGIVGVVFEGHLGGAFLDPVTRAMMDGLADAVAPQGAGLLLLRDDVESGATLTTAPIDAAVLIGCSARMRASLEIVLSRGIPVVVIEGDAGAGVPAVMLDNSFAQRVVAEHLKKLGHSRVALVTLPTDVLGERGWVDHRREATITVDVMRDRLEGARQVFPDAPALSARRSSIDEGVIAGRVIFASAERPTAVVAQSDLLAAGVIRAAEEAGLRVPADVSVTGFDGVDVDGLAPYRLTTMSQPASEKGRAAGRAVTAMLDGEKTRTIEFTCVFREGNTTGAPARS is encoded by the coding sequence ATGAGCTCGCGGCGGTCGACTATCGCCGACGTTGCCCGCGAGGCGGGGGTGTCGGCCTCAACAGCATCCGTTGTCTTCAGCGGAAAGACCCCGGTCACGCCCGCGACGAGGCAGCGAGTTCTTGATGCAGCGGGCGCCCTTGGCTACACCGGACCCGATCCGCGCGCTGCATCCCTCAGGCGCGGGCGGTCCGGGATCGTCGGGGTTGTTTTCGAGGGCCATTTGGGAGGTGCGTTCCTCGACCCTGTAACGCGCGCCATGATGGATGGCCTCGCCGACGCGGTTGCCCCGCAAGGGGCAGGACTTCTGCTCCTGCGGGATGACGTTGAAAGCGGAGCGACGCTGACGACAGCGCCGATCGATGCTGCGGTATTGATCGGCTGCAGTGCCCGTATGCGTGCCTCATTGGAGATCGTGCTGTCTCGCGGAATACCAGTCGTCGTGATTGAAGGAGACGCTGGCGCCGGCGTTCCAGCCGTCATGCTCGATAACTCTTTTGCGCAGCGGGTCGTCGCGGAGCACCTCAAAAAGCTCGGACACAGTCGGGTCGCGCTCGTCACCCTTCCGACCGATGTGCTCGGCGAGCGAGGTTGGGTCGATCACCGGCGGGAAGCGACCATCACCGTCGACGTGATGCGCGATCGCCTCGAGGGCGCGCGCCAGGTATTTCCTGACGCTCCCGCACTCTCTGCCCGTAGGAGCTCGATAGACGAGGGTGTCATCGCAGGAAGAGTAATCTTCGCCTCGGCTGAACGCCCTACAGCGGTTGTGGCGCAAAGTGACTTGCTCGCAGCAGGCGTCATCCGCGCGGCTGAGGAAGCGGGGCTCCGTGTGCCGGCTGATGTGAGCGTCACCGGATTCGACGGAGTCGATGTCGATGGACTCGCGCCGTATCGGCTCACCACAATGTCGCAGCCGGCGTCCGAAAAAGGGCGCGCCGCTGGACGTGCTGTCACGGCCATGTTGGACGGCGAGAAAACCCGGACAATTGAGTTCACTTGTGTATTCCGTGAAGGGAACACAACGGGAGCCCCGGCAAGATCTTGA
- a CDS encoding monovalent cation/H+ antiporter complex subunit F, producing MNVMLLLICIVFAAAALITMWRIVRGPSILDRAVASDVLLTEVMCVLAADMAINHHTRTLPVLLIIAAVGVFGSISIARFVARKDNR from the coding sequence ATGAACGTCATGCTCTTGCTCATCTGTATCGTGTTCGCGGCGGCGGCTCTCATCACGATGTGGCGAATCGTGCGGGGTCCATCGATCCTCGACCGTGCAGTGGCATCCGACGTTCTCTTGACCGAAGTGATGTGCGTGCTCGCAGCCGACATGGCCATTAACCATCACACTCGCACGCTGCCGGTCCTGCTGATTATCGCTGCGGTGGGCGTGTTCGGCTCTATTTCGATTGCTCGTTTCGTCGCGAGGAAGGACAACCGATAG
- a CDS encoding Na+/H+ antiporter subunit A, producing the protein MLLLLCAFAIIPLLVPAVVARIGARAFYVTALLPLIAFGAAIAQAPQVLNGSIPFESYSWIPSLGIELSMRMDLLSWIMTLIVTGVGALVMLYCRWYFRGKTQGVGQFAAVLLAFAGAMYGLVLTDDIVMLVMFWEITSVLSYLLIGFYNMRGASRRAALQALLVTTLGGLVMLIGVVLFVVEAGTSSLSQILADVPTGPVIDAALVLLLVGALSKSAIFPFHFWLPGAMAAPTPVSAYLHAAAMVKAGIYLIARFAPIYADSEPWRPIVITLGVFTMLLGGIQALRETDLKRLLAFGTVSQLGFLTIVLGYGTRDTALAGVTLLIAHALFKSSLFLVVGIIDRQLSTRNIDDLSGLGRRAPLLATCAIVAIASMAGVIPTIGFVGKEAALSALLSEAEGGSTWGVIALFGVVAGSVLTAAYGIRFVWGAFWAKKDVAGHAKSATEWPKPPMGFMAAPAILGALTIAGGLASSVVGTALEKYADTAPLASEGVAAPDHTYHLALWHGLEPALGISLGTLLLGTAVFVFARKLRWEHRRRILPFTAGGVYNSTLRVIARIAVVTTSSTQRGSLPVYVGTIFLVFVVAEGTALLSSAEWQADLALWQSPAQIVVAPIMIIAGIIAVRARKRYTGVVLVSVTGLGMVVLFATSGAPDLALTQVLIETVTLVAFALVLRRIPARLGDHNASVWPFARAVLAGAVGVTMAFIAIVATAAREATPISVSFPELAYELGHGRNVVNVALVDLRGWDTMGELSVLILAATGVASLVFVTHRSDTLTQLTRPLQHVRDGRPLVETPSGSKPQQTGPIQQPRTWLLGGQRLRPENRSIVLEVIVRVLFHTIILVSLYLLFAGHNLPGGGFAGGLVAGMALVMRYVAGGRYELGVAAPTDAGRLLGIGMTLALACAIVPMFFGSDPLTSMVFEAEVPLLGHIEFVSSTIFDIGVYLVVIGLVLDVLRSLGAEVDRQTQQSRMRGVTTS; encoded by the coding sequence TTGCTTCTCCTCCTTTGTGCGTTCGCGATAATTCCGCTGCTTGTTCCGGCTGTCGTGGCGAGAATCGGAGCTCGCGCTTTCTATGTGACTGCTCTTTTGCCGCTCATCGCGTTCGGTGCGGCAATCGCACAAGCCCCACAGGTCCTCAACGGCAGTATTCCATTCGAGTCATACTCGTGGATCCCGAGCCTCGGCATCGAACTGTCGATGCGGATGGACCTGCTCAGTTGGATCATGACGCTCATCGTGACAGGCGTCGGAGCACTCGTGATGCTCTATTGCCGTTGGTATTTTCGCGGTAAGACGCAGGGCGTCGGCCAATTTGCTGCAGTCCTGCTCGCGTTCGCTGGCGCGATGTATGGCCTGGTGTTGACGGATGACATCGTCATGCTCGTCATGTTCTGGGAAATCACCAGCGTGTTGTCATATCTGCTGATCGGCTTCTACAACATGCGTGGCGCTAGCCGCCGTGCCGCGCTGCAGGCACTTCTGGTCACGACGCTCGGTGGCCTCGTCATGCTGATCGGCGTCGTGCTCTTTGTCGTCGAAGCCGGAACATCGAGCCTTTCGCAGATACTCGCGGATGTCCCGACCGGCCCCGTGATCGATGCCGCGCTGGTATTGCTGCTCGTCGGTGCGCTTTCCAAGTCGGCGATCTTCCCATTCCACTTTTGGCTTCCGGGGGCCATGGCGGCACCGACACCCGTCAGCGCTTACCTCCACGCTGCGGCAATGGTGAAAGCCGGGATCTATCTCATCGCCAGGTTTGCCCCGATCTACGCTGATTCGGAACCCTGGCGGCCTATCGTCATCACGCTCGGCGTCTTCACGATGCTTCTCGGTGGCATCCAAGCGCTACGAGAGACCGACCTGAAGCGTCTACTCGCCTTCGGTACCGTCAGTCAGCTCGGTTTTCTCACCATCGTGCTCGGCTATGGAACGCGAGACACGGCGCTGGCGGGCGTGACGCTTCTCATTGCGCATGCCCTGTTCAAGTCGTCGCTCTTTCTTGTCGTCGGCATCATCGACCGGCAGCTCTCCACTCGAAATATCGATGACCTCAGTGGGCTCGGACGCCGCGCACCGCTTCTCGCCACCTGCGCGATTGTGGCGATCGCATCGATGGCCGGGGTCATTCCGACGATCGGCTTCGTCGGAAAAGAGGCGGCCCTATCGGCCCTGCTGAGCGAGGCTGAAGGTGGCTCGACCTGGGGCGTTATCGCGCTGTTCGGTGTCGTGGCAGGGTCGGTCCTCACCGCGGCTTACGGCATCCGATTTGTGTGGGGCGCGTTCTGGGCGAAGAAAGATGTCGCTGGTCACGCGAAGAGTGCTACTGAATGGCCAAAGCCGCCCATGGGCTTCATGGCAGCGCCCGCTATTCTTGGCGCGCTCACGATCGCCGGCGGTCTTGCCTCGTCGGTAGTCGGCACAGCCTTGGAGAAGTACGCCGATACCGCACCACTCGCATCCGAGGGAGTCGCCGCTCCTGACCATACGTACCACTTGGCTCTTTGGCATGGTCTCGAGCCGGCTCTCGGGATATCGCTCGGAACTCTATTACTCGGGACAGCTGTCTTTGTGTTCGCGCGAAAGCTCCGGTGGGAACACCGCCGGCGCATACTGCCCTTCACCGCGGGCGGGGTATACAACTCGACTCTTCGAGTGATCGCGCGTATTGCCGTAGTGACTACGAGCTCGACACAGCGGGGGTCTTTGCCGGTATACGTCGGCACGATCTTCCTCGTCTTCGTGGTTGCCGAAGGGACTGCGCTGCTCTCGAGCGCGGAATGGCAGGCGGATCTCGCACTGTGGCAGTCGCCAGCTCAAATCGTTGTGGCACCGATCATGATCATCGCCGGCATCATCGCGGTGCGGGCGCGGAAGCGTTACACGGGAGTCGTTCTTGTTTCGGTAACCGGCCTCGGAATGGTCGTGCTGTTCGCGACGAGTGGCGCGCCCGACCTCGCGCTCACTCAAGTGCTCATCGAGACTGTCACCCTTGTCGCGTTTGCGCTGGTCTTGCGTCGGATCCCCGCACGGTTGGGTGACCACAATGCCTCAGTCTGGCCGTTCGCGAGAGCGGTCTTGGCCGGTGCGGTGGGGGTCACGATGGCATTTATCGCCATTGTCGCGACCGCCGCAAGAGAAGCCACGCCGATTTCGGTGAGCTTTCCAGAGCTTGCATATGAGCTTGGACACGGACGAAACGTCGTCAATGTTGCGCTCGTCGATCTGCGTGGGTGGGACACCATGGGAGAACTTTCGGTTCTCATCCTCGCGGCGACGGGTGTGGCTTCGCTCGTGTTCGTGACGCATCGCTCCGATACTCTGACGCAGCTCACTCGTCCGCTGCAGCACGTGCGCGACGGCAGGCCGCTCGTTGAAACACCATCAGGCTCGAAGCCACAACAAACCGGCCCCATTCAGCAGCCCCGTACCTGGCTTCTGGGCGGGCAGCGGTTGCGCCCCGAGAATCGTTCGATTGTTCTTGAGGTAATTGTTCGGGTGCTCTTCCACACGATCATTCTCGTTTCGCTGTACTTGCTGTTCGCGGGACACAACCTTCCCGGTGGGGGCTTTGCGGGCGGACTCGTCGCGGGAATGGCTCTCGTTATGCGATACGTCGCGGGCGGTAGGTACGAACTCGGCGTGGCCGCACCGACCGATGCTGGGCGCCTTCTTGGAATTGGAATGACGCTTGCCCTCGCTTGCGCGATCGTGCCGATGTTCTTCGGAAGTGATCCGCTCACGAGCATGGTGTTCGAGGCAGAGGTTCCGTTGCTCGGACACATCGAGTTCGTGAGTTCGACGATCTTCGATATCGGCGTCTATCTCGTCGTCATCGGCCTCGTGCTCGATGTGCTGCGGAGCCTTGGCGCAGAAGTCGATCGCCAGACGCAGCAGAGTCGGATGCGGGGTGTGACCACCTCATGA
- a CDS encoding Na+/H+ antiporter subunit D yields the protein MSALVPLLVTLPLLGAAMALIAGRHRRAQVTISVITLTVTFVISGILLVAVDAGTPIAVSVGGWPIPFGIVLYVDRLSALLVLVSSVVLLAVLLFSVGQGAADGDDETPVSIFHPSYLILAAGIFNAFIAGDLFNLYVGFEILLVASFVLITLGSTESRIRTGAVYIVVSLVSSILFLAAIAMIYGALGTVNMAQISERMTELPQDLQLVLHLMLLLAFAIKAAVFPLSFWLPDSYPTAPAPVTAVFAGLLTKVGVYALIRTETQLFSDNSVNDLLMIVALATMIVGVLGALAQAELKRILSFTLVSHIGYMVFGLAIATPAAIGATIYYMVHHIIVQTTLFLAVGLVERRAGSTSILKVKGLMRAAPVIAVLYFIPAVNLGGLPPFSGFIGKYALFDAAAAVGTPLMMVLIVAGIVTSLLTLYALMRAWNLSFWREKSDAPEEAEVEARISYLGDAPEATVQTERRSIPRIMTAATTGMVAITVALTIFAGPLYEVCERIGAALLEPVHIVQVDQETRS from the coding sequence ATGAGCGCTCTCGTCCCTCTCCTCGTGACTCTGCCGCTGCTGGGCGCAGCCATGGCATTGATTGCCGGGCGGCACCGCCGCGCGCAGGTGACGATCTCGGTCATAACGTTGACAGTCACGTTCGTGATCTCGGGCATTTTGCTTGTGGCAGTGGATGCCGGCACGCCCATCGCCGTATCAGTGGGCGGATGGCCAATCCCGTTTGGAATCGTGCTGTACGTCGACCGGCTTTCTGCTCTTCTCGTGCTCGTTTCGAGCGTTGTGCTCCTCGCCGTCCTCTTGTTCTCCGTTGGGCAGGGTGCAGCAGACGGCGATGACGAGACGCCCGTCTCGATCTTCCACCCCTCGTACCTGATTCTCGCCGCCGGTATTTTCAACGCGTTCATTGCCGGGGACCTCTTCAACCTTTACGTCGGGTTCGAGATCCTGCTCGTGGCATCCTTCGTGTTGATTACCCTCGGAAGCACCGAGTCACGCATCCGTACTGGCGCTGTCTACATCGTCGTCTCGCTCGTCTCGTCGATCCTGTTCCTCGCTGCCATCGCGATGATTTACGGCGCGCTGGGCACTGTCAACATGGCGCAGATTTCCGAGCGTATGACGGAGTTGCCGCAAGATCTGCAACTCGTTCTGCACCTCATGTTGCTCCTGGCTTTCGCGATCAAAGCCGCGGTCTTTCCGCTTTCGTTCTGGCTCCCGGACTCTTACCCGACGGCACCAGCTCCCGTAACGGCGGTATTCGCTGGCCTTTTGACGAAGGTCGGTGTCTACGCGCTCATCCGCACTGAGACACAGCTGTTCTCCGACAACAGCGTCAACGACCTTCTGATGATCGTTGCGCTCGCGACCATGATCGTGGGGGTCCTGGGTGCGCTGGCGCAGGCGGAGCTCAAGCGCATCCTTTCGTTCACGCTCGTGAGCCACATCGGCTATATGGTCTTCGGCCTCGCGATAGCGACCCCTGCAGCGATCGGCGCCACGATTTACTACATGGTGCACCACATCATCGTGCAGACCACGCTGTTTTTGGCGGTCGGCCTCGTCGAGCGACGTGCGGGCAGCACCTCGATATTGAAGGTCAAGGGTTTGATGCGTGCGGCACCGGTGATTGCTGTGCTGTATTTCATCCCCGCCGTGAACCTCGGCGGCTTGCCACCGTTCTCAGGGTTCATCGGCAAGTACGCGCTGTTCGACGCCGCAGCAGCGGTCGGTACCCCGCTCATGATGGTGCTGATCGTGGCGGGAATCGTCACTTCACTTCTCACGCTTTACGCGCTGATGCGCGCGTGGAACCTCTCGTTCTGGCGTGAAAAGAGCGATGCGCCCGAAGAGGCAGAGGTCGAGGCGCGGATCTCCTATCTCGGTGATGCGCCCGAGGCGACAGTTCAGACCGAGCGCCGTTCGATTCCGCGGATCATGACAGCCGCAACGACCGGGATGGTGGCGATCACCGTGGCGCTCACGATATTTGCCGGCCCGCTGTACGAAGTGTGCGAACGCATTGGTGCCGCGCTGCTCGAACCGGTGCACATCGTGCAGGTCGACCAGGAGACGCGATCATGA
- the mnhG gene encoding monovalent cation/H(+) antiporter subunit G — MVLILVGALLCLSAAIGVVRFRDVASRLHAATKPQVLGLVLVCLAVALSQRSWPVVAFLVPVIMMQLATAPLSAHMVGRQAYRNGAIPEADLVVDELRDSAIVDDSPPN; from the coding sequence ATGGTGCTCATTCTCGTCGGCGCGCTGTTGTGCCTGAGTGCAGCGATCGGCGTCGTGCGCTTCCGAGACGTCGCGTCACGGTTGCATGCGGCGACCAAACCTCAGGTCCTGGGCCTCGTGCTCGTCTGCCTCGCGGTCGCGCTTTCACAGCGGTCCTGGCCGGTCGTTGCGTTTCTCGTTCCGGTGATCATGATGCAACTTGCCACGGCGCCGCTTTCAGCGCACATGGTCGGGCGGCAGGCCTACCGCAATGGCGCAATCCCGGAAGCGGATCTCGTCGTCGACGAGCTGCGCGATTCGGCGATCGTGGACGATTCTCCACCGAACTGA